A segment of the Meles meles chromosome 4, mMelMel3.1 paternal haplotype, whole genome shotgun sequence genome:
TTTGGAGAAGAGCCACCCAactccttccctcaccctccaATTCCTGTCTCCAAGATGGAAACTTAGAGGATCATTCctttaatttccttaatatataTTCACCCAATTTTCAAGGAGGAACCATATCACAGGTTAACGTTCTTATCTGCCTCCCTGTTTCCCCACCCGTCTATCTATAGACATCTGTCATGACCTTGGAAAGTCTTTTGTCTGCTACTCCACAcatccagagaaagagaagtagtTCACAAGAGGGAACATTCTAGCAGTGGCACAGTTCATCCCCTGCAAAGGAAGCTCCCTGACTTACTTATGCATGATAAATAACTACTGCCTTCCCCAGGTTCCTTTCTTAGAGAGAAGTCTTTATAATTATATGAAGCTAATGAAGGGTCAGTGCTCTCCCACTCACTGTGAAGTTTTAGGTGAATCACTTAACTATGCTGAACTGGCTTTGCCtttggcaaaaaaaaacaaaaaaaaaactaaactaactTTAATGTATCTTCCAATTCCAACATTCTCTAATCATTCAAGGAATAACAGTTGTTTTAAAGTTCCACACACAtacaatgtacagaaatataagaaaatataagtaaaattattCAAACCTTTTCATAATAAGATCTAAAGTTCAAAAATTATACAAAGGTGGCATTTCTATGCATGGGCCTTATCCTGGAATTCCGGCCTTTTCAATTACATTTAAGATAATTATTATTAGACCCTGTTCCTGGCTCAGACTTCTATTGCTGCCATAGTCTGTTGAGGCATGATTCTCTGATTTATGTATTCTTAATCATCAAATGCTTCCTGGCATATAGTGATATAAGTCCTGGAGTAACTGAAGAATCTGCATCCCAACATAGCATACTTCATGCTGtttcacatttgaaaattttctggaGTCCAAAATACTCGCTGGCATTCATGGCTTATCTTGACACACGAAAATGGCAATGGTAATCCACCACTAGCAGGGTGAACCAAAGTTTCACTAAATATAAAAGATTTGGCTGGtgcattccatttttttccctgtctttttGTCTCTTAAGAGCAATGAAACCTGTAAAAATTGGATTGGGATGGAGTAAAGTTAACTGGCCTTCCTGGAAAGATCCCAGCTAGGTGGCCATGCTCAACACATTAACTGTCCCACTGCTTAGACTTCACCCAACCACAAGTTCCCAATTCTTAGTCTGGTTCTCTTATAATTTAGTCTGACTGAGAGAAAGACGAGAAGAGAATCCATTCTTCCCCTTAGTAACTCACTGTTGCTTCGATACCTGCCAAGTAGACTGAACTGCTGGGTTAGCAGAATCTGATCAGGAAACTATGACCCTGGCAGAAATTAATCAGACTCCTTATAAATATGCATAGAGTGCAAATATTAAATTTGGATAATATTGagccaaaacaaaaaccctctacATTATAAAAGCAGGAAATCTGACAGCCCAGTCTTTGGCACCACCATGAAATCCAGCACAGCTaaatttcaaagaagagaaataaaataaggtacATCAAGGATTTCTTCATATCTTTTGGCTGTTCTTTGTAAATCATCTTCCTTCTCCGCAATTTTTTTATGTAACTGATTTGTCTCTTCCTGATGGCTTTCCAAAAGTTCAGCTTCCACTTCCTGGGCTTTATCTAATACGtaaaaaaaatggacacataaaaGAACATACATTAGGCAACCATTAGTATCTATATCACAACTTCAGTTCCAAATTAAATTTGATAAAAATCAATTGGTCATATGTACCCTCTCACAGAGCAGAAATGTCTTTATAAGGCAATTAATTAGCTAATGTGTCAGGTTCTTtcactccctcctcctttcctaaAGGCAAGCTACCACCAGGCAAGCACAGGTTCCTATTAGAAAAATTTCTTAGACAggaatcatttttttctccagtttaaTTACTTGAAGCACTTAGCACCACGTGAAAACAGTAAGTTTAAAGTATAAATAGTCTCTGCTGATTCTGACTTGTTCTTTACTGAATTTGACTCACCAATGGTTTCTTTTATGGTCATTTCCAGCTCCTGTTCCTTTTGTGCCAGCTGTGTATGGAACTCCCTCATCAGCTGTTTTAATGTAGAATTGTGCTTCAACTCAAGATCTTCCTGCTCCTGTCTGtgtaacaaaaatataaacagcTAACTGTTGTCAAACACAAAACAAGACGCACAGTTACCTAGTCTTCACAAGAGTGCACGTAAGATCTCACTGGTATAAAAACATGTTTAAGGGTGTATACGTGTGTTTGTGTACGTCCAGGCACAGAAAACTTCTGGGAAGATACAGAAACTGATTCTCTCTATATACTGATCCTGGGGATTTGAGAAttcttcttttccacttaaaatttTCATCATACACATCCATCTTATATAATAACACTAACACTAAAAATAgtacaatgaaaagaaagcaaTTACTGGGATATGTACATAATAAGCATAATCATATATGCAAGAAAGTTCTTCCCCCTCTAAACGGATGTGAAAGAACACTGCCTCTTGccttaaattgttttatattttttcccagCATTTAACTTACTCAATTTATGTTTCATAGTTTGGGCAGGCGAAATTTAGGTGTATCAGGCACAATAAAAGGGACTTAACTATAAGGACtgtcttaaaaatattcatgctggggtacctgggtggcttagttagttaagcatcagactctttgttttgtttttaaagattttatttatttatttatttgagagagagagagagagtgagagtaaaGCACACATGTGTAGGgtgagggacaggcagactctgcactgagcacagatcccAATGTGAagcttgaccctgagatcatgacctgagccaaaatgaagagtcaaagacttaactgactgagccacccaggtaccccaaaggtccaactcttgatttttggttcaggatatgatctcagggtcgtgagattgacgcctgcattgggctcccatggaccctgcttaaaattctctttccttctattctcccccaccttccccccaaCTGCTgctcttactcactctctctctaaaataaataaatacaataaatattcatgCTGAAAAACTCACTtgattttttcttccatttcttgttCATATTCTTTCTTCATGATATCCAATTCTTGCTGATGCTCCTTCCGCAACATTCGGAGATCTTTCTGCAACTTAACAATCTCCTTGCCCAGCTTCTGcttctcttgctctgcccctgcTAATTTAAATTCCAGGTCATTGTGCTCTGCCGCCATGTTACCAGGCAATCTGGGTTGGACTGCATGTGATTTGGACTTTTCTTCACCACTTTCTTCCAAAGCTTCTGTGGGTTTATTTTTTCCGTCCATCTGTTGTTGTAAAGCctgtaatttttcatattttgaggTCAACTCTTCCATTTCAACTCTatgcccttccctctctcttactAAGCAGGAATCCAGCTCTTTTATCTTTTGCTCCAAGATCTGACAGGCTAGTTCCTTCTCCTGGAGTGCTTTCTGGACATCATCAACCACATTTTCCAAGTTTTGCTTTGCCCCTATGTTATTTTTACCTCCCTCTTCTTCCACATGCTGGGATGCTATCAAGGaatatttcttgcttttttcttcaaGCTCTTCCTGAAGATGATTTATCGTAACTTGATCCTCATGCTGCTTTGCTTCTGCGTGTTCTATCTTTATTAAGAGCTCCTGGTATCTGCACTGCATTTCAGAATGAGAAGATACCGTCTCTTCTTTTTCCCGCTCTAGCCTCTGcaacagcttttctttttccattagaCTTCTCTGTAAAGCACTGATTTTGTCGTCGTATGCCTTCTGCACACAGCCCTCAGGATCCACGTTTTGCTCAGCACAGGATGCCACATGTTCTGCCGACCTGTGTATAACTGATGCTTCTGACTGTGGTGGACCTTTAAGTTTTTCTTCCAAGACctgaatttctctctccttctcctgcaATTTTGTGTTCAGTTCACCCAGATGGCCTTCTGTGTCTTTTTTATATTGCTGTTCCTTCTCTTCCATTTGAGATAGCAACTGCTTCTTGATGGCAGCAATTTTTTGTTCGGCTTTTTTCTTCAGTTCTGCTAATTTTGCAGCACCTTCTAACTCAAGCCTATCTTCCAGTGCCTTCAACTCCTCTTCTTTGCCCTTCATACCTGAATTTGCATGTTCCAATTCTTTCTTCGTGGCCTCAAGTTCAGATTTCATGGAAGACACTTGCTTTTCAAGTCTTGAGACTTTTTCTTCAGCTTCTTTAAACCTGttgtccttttcttctcctaactCTTGAATGTGCTGAAGTTTCTGAAGCATTTCTTTCTGTTCAGTGTCTTTTTGTTGATTGTAATTGTTAAGAGCTTCATTTAAGGACTCAATTTCAGTTGTTTTCTGAGTAAGATGCTCCTCTAATTCCACAATTCTTGTCATTTGAGTTTTTAACTCTGTCTCTAAATTACACTCCTTTTTCTCCAGCTTGCTCTTCTTATCTTCCATTTCACCCTTTAAACATACCAATTTCTCATTCTGCTGATCAAGATCCTCCTTCAATCCATGTATCTGCTCATCCTTTTCGTTGGCCTCCTTTGCTTTTAACTCAAGCTGCACCTGCAAGTCTTTAATAGTACTCTGATACTGTACGAATTTTGACTGtgctttcttcttccattctgagaATTTGTTGGACAAGTGATCTACCTGTTCAAGAGCAGAGATCTTGTCTTTACTCAGAGTTTCAACTTTCAAAGAGAAATCTTGCACCTGACCGAGTAATTCACGTTGTTGTTCATCGTATCGCTTACTTAGTGATGAAATGGCTGCTTCTTTCTCAGTTAGGCTGATGCTGTTCTGAAGCTGAGTGTTTAAATCAGTTAGTTGTTTACTAAGACTGCTGatctcatatttcttttctttaagctCTTCTTTCATCAGTGTGACAGCATTGATGTTCTCTGATAACTCTTTCTTCAACTGTGTGATACAAGACTCCTTTTCAGAGGCAGCCTGTAGCTGGTTGCCGCCTTCCTTCTGTAAGGCTTCTTTCTCCATTACAAGCCCTTCAATATCAGCCTTCATGCTCttaatctgattttctttttcttctaactgATGGGTAGCCTGTTGAAAAGAACTGTTTAGTGTATTCTGCTCTTCTCTTAGCTGTCTAAGCTGTGCTTCTAATTCAGAAGCTTTGCAAGTTTTAATTACCAATGCCTCCTTAACTTTTGTTGTGTGGTGCTGACAGTGGGAAATTCTAGAGAGTATGGCATTAATTTTACTACTACTAATGTTGATTAGCTCATTTGTTTTAGCTTGCAACAAGGCTTCAGTTTTCTTAGAGTAAATATCCAGCTGAACTGCTAGTTCCTCAGACAGTTTTTTGAATTCCAAGCTTTTGTCTTCtaggtttttctcatttctttcatgtGAAGATTTCAAACTCTGGACTTCCTCATCTGTGGTTTTCAATTTGTCAGTCAACTCAGAAACCTTCAGCTTATCTTTTTCTGCCAGCATCTCCAGTTCAACTATACGCTCTTGAAGAGAAGTATTTTCCTTCAGAGAATGATTCAAGTCAACCTCCAGCTTTTCCAGTTGTGCTTTCAGTTTAGTTTCATTTTGTGAGAGAGAGTTCATATGAGCAGACTTCTCTTGTATCTGTTCCCGTAATTCCCTTAGTACTGTGTCCTGCTTAATGCCTTCTTCTTTCAGCCATGTTAGTTCCTTGTTCATCTCTTCTTTTTCACACCCACTTTGGAGTATCTTTTGCTTCAGTTCTGCTACCTCTTGCTCTTTTTCCTGTAATTGGAGTTCATGTTTTTCCTGAAGTTCTTCAGCTTGCTGATTAAGTTTCTTTTCCCAGACCGAAACAACATCACTGAGTTCTCGTCTATGTACCTCAGTGAGCCTTTCTATTTGctccttttggtttgtttccagtCTCGACACTGCATCATTGATCCCAGCAGAGTTAGCTTGTGCCATTTCCACAATTTTGGCATtgaactgtttttctttctcactaaGCTCTAGAACCATATTTTCAAGCTCTTTTTTAAGTTTGGCTTCCTGGTCCACtagttttttctttaatgtttcttgtatctcctttgctttctgcttaattttttccatctttttttcttgattttttaatttggtttcatATTCCTCATGTAAAACACTAAAACTTTCCTCCTTGGCTGATAATTTCTGTTTGagtgtttcaatttctttgctctgtccttctctcatttgtaaaattacattttccttttctatcaaGCTCTGCTTTGTCTGTGCCTGTTCTGTATTAGTATCTCTAAGTTGGGACTCATAGTGTTGGGTTAAAGCCTGTAGTTTTTCCTCCATTTCACTTTTCTGGTTTTCCAGTTGCTGCCTTAAGTCCTGCACCTGGATTTTGTGAGTGTCTAACTCAGCACAAACATCTTTCTTTTGTGTTTCAACTTCAGCTACCTGTTTAATAAGAAGAATTCTCTCTGTTTCTAAGTCCAACAATTTCTGCTGCAATTGAGCCAAGTGCTCCTCAGATGCTCTGGCCTGCTCGTGTGTAGTACTCTGCTGTGACTGAAAAAGAGCCAGCTTAGCAGATGCCTGTTGGAGTTCTTCTTCAGACCTTTTAATATCTGCCTCTAAGTTTTCCACACGAGCCTGATGCTCTTTCAAATGCTTGTCCTTTTCCTTCAGAAGAAGCCCAAGTTgattaatttcatcttttaatGCCTTCTCAGTTCTCTGGATAGATATCTCCTGTTCTTTAATGATACTCTCGACTTGCTGCTGGTGATGGCTTTTCTGTTGATCTAGCTTGGCCTCTAGCTCCTGCTTTACTTTATCTGCTTGATCCTTTAGTACAGAAAGTTCCTCTTCTAGCTTCTCCCGGGTTCTTAATACTTCTGACAGTTCAGAAGACAATGATTCCAGTTCTGTTTGCTTCACGTCAAGCTTTTCTAAAGTCTTTTCATTCATCTCTTCTATGTGGGCCTGGAAAAGACTCTCTTTATCTTTCaacaatgtttctttttcttgttcatgCTTTTCCCTAAGTTTTTCCAATTCAGTCTGATGCTGTTGCTTTAAGACTTGGAGTTTTTCAGTCCAAAGGGTATCCTGCTGATGTTGCAAGCTTTCCAATTCTGCCTTGTGTTTTTCAACCATGATTGTAATTTCTTTATTGtgcttatttttttcagcttccaAATGAATAGCTAAATCTTC
Coding sequences within it:
- the GOLGA4 gene encoding golgin subfamily A member 4 isoform X1, giving the protein MFKKLKQKISEEQQQLQQALASTQAPSNSSTPTRTRSRTSSFTEQLDEGTPNRELLAGMIAEPAFLSEYTIFALDSSKQPKTQTDSVNASIQAMKSPDSVNGSEPTTPQSGDMQSFAQKLQLRVPSMESLFRSPLKESLFRSSSKESLVRTSSRESLNRFDLDCSVATFDPSSDMESEPEDPLPNLDSLSKEQLIQWLRRMERRLSSYKGKCSELVTAYQTLQREKKKLQGILSQSQDKALRRIGELREELQMDQQAKKHLQEEFDASLEEKDQHISVLQTQVSLLKQRLRNGPMNIDLPRPFPQMEPQAEGVSKENTDSDIEPVVVDGASAKTLEVLQQRVKRQENLLQRCKETIQSHKEQCALLTSEKEALQEQLDERLQELEKMKELHMAEKTKLITQLRDAKNLIEQLEQDKGMVIAETKRQMHETLEMKEEEIAQLRGRIKQMTTLGEELREQKEKSERAAFEELEKALSTAQKTEESRRKMKAEMDEQIKAIEKTREEERSSLQQELSRVKQEVVDVTKKSSEQIAKLQKLHEEELASKEQELTKKFQTQERQFQEQMKIALEKSQSEYMKITQEKEQQESLALEELELQKKAILLESENKLRDLQQEAETYRTRILELESSLEKSLQESKNQSEDLAIHLEAEKNKHNKEITIMVEKHKAELESLQHQQDTLWTEKLQVLKQQHQTELEKLREKHEQEKETLLKDKESLFQAHIEEMNEKTLEKLDVKQTELESLSSELSEVLRTREKLEEELSVLKDQADKVKQELEAKLDQQKSHHQQQVESIIKEQEISIQRTEKALKDEINQLGLLLKEKDKHLKEHQARVENLEADIKRSEEELQQASAKLALFQSQQSTTHEQARASEEHLAQLQQKLLDLETERILLIKQVAEVETQKKDVCAELDTHKIQVQDLRQQLENQKSEMEEKLQALTQHYESQLRDTNTEQAQTKQSLIEKENVILQMREGQSKEIETLKQKLSAKEESFSVLHEEYETKLKNQEKKMEKIKQKAKEIQETLKKKLVDQEAKLKKELENMVLELSEKEKQFNAKIVEMAQANSAGINDAVSRLETNQKEQIERLTEVHRRELSDVVSVWEKKLNQQAEELQEKHELQLQEKEQEVAELKQKILQSGCEKEEMNKELTWLKEEGIKQDTVLRELREQIQEKSAHMNSLSQNETKLKAQLEKLEVDLNHSLKENTSLQERIVELEMLAEKDKLKVSELTDKLKTTDEEVQSLKSSHERNEKNLEDKSLEFKKLSEELAVQLDIYSKKTEALLQAKTNELINISSSKINAILSRISHCQHHTTKVKEALVIKTCKASELEAQLRQLREEQNTLNSSFQQATHQLEEKENQIKSMKADIEGLVMEKEALQKEGGNQLQAASEKESCITQLKKELSENINAVTLMKEELKEKKYEISSLSKQLTDLNTQLQNSISLTEKEAAISSLSKRYDEQQRELLGQVQDFSLKVETLSKDKISALEQVDHLSNKFSEWKKKAQSKFVQYQSTIKDLQVQLELKAKEANEKDEQIHGLKEDLDQQNEKLVCLKGEMEDKKSKLEKKECNLETELKTQMTRIVELEEHLTQKTTEIESLNEALNNYNQQKDTEQKEMLQKLQHIQELGEEKDNRFKEAEEKVSRLEKQVSSMKSELEATKKELEHANSGMKGKEEELKALEDRLELEGAAKLAELKKKAEQKIAAIKKQLLSQMEEKEQQYKKDTEGHLGELNTKLQEKEREIQVLEEKLKGPPQSEASVIHRSAEHVASCAEQNVDPEGCVQKAYDDKISALQRSLMEKEKLLQRLEREKEETVSSHSEMQCRYQELLIKIEHAEAKQHEDQVTINHLQEELEEKSKKYSLIASQHVEEEGGKNNIGAKQNLENVVDDVQKALQEKELACQILEQKIKELDSCLVREREGHRVEMEELTSKYEKLQALQQQMDGKNKPTEALEESGEEKSKSHAVQPRLPGNMAAEHNDLEFKLAGAEQEKQKLGKEIVKLQKDLRMLRKEHQQELDIMKKEYEQEMEEKIKQEQEDLELKHNSTLKQLMREFHTQLAQKEQELEMTIKETIDKAQEVEAELLESHQEETNQLHKKIAEKEDDLQRTAKRYEEILDAREEEMTAKVMDLETQLEELQNKYQERLQQEDSPGNDKITIMELQTQLAQKTTLISDSKLKEQEFREQIHNLEDRLKKYEKNVYATTVGTPYKGGNLYHTDVSLLGEPTEFEYLRKVLFEYMMGRETKTMAKVITTVLKFPDDQTQKILEREDARLMYTSPRSGIF
- the GOLGA4 gene encoding golgin subfamily A member 4 isoform X7 — protein: MFKKLKQKISEEQQQLQQALASTQSGDMQSFAQKLQLRVPSMESLFRSPLKESLFRSSSKESLVRTSSRESLNRFDLDCSVATFDPSSDMESEPEDPLPNLDSLSKEQLIQWLRRMERRLSSYKGKCSELVTAYQTLQREKKKLQGILSQSQDKALRRIGELREELQMDQQAKKHLQEEFDASLEEKDQHISVLQTQVSLLKQRLRNGPMNIDLPRPFPQMEPQAEGVSKENTDSDIEPVVVDGASAKTLEVLQQRVKRQENLLQRCKETIQSHKEQCALLTSEKEALQEQLDERLQELEKMKELHMAEKTKLITQLRDAKNLIEQLEQDKGMVIAETKRQMHETLEMKEEEIAQLRGRIKQMTTLGEELREQKEKSERAAFEELEKALSTAQKTEESRRKMKAEMDEQIKAIEKTREEERSSLQQELSRVKQEVVDVTKKSSEQIAKLQKLHEEELASKEQELTKKFQTQERQFQEQMKIALEKSQSEYMKITQEKEQQESLALEELELQKKAILLESENKLRDLQQEAETYRTRILELESSLEKSLQESKNQSEDLAIHLEAEKNKHNKEITIMVEKHKAELESLQHQQDTLWTEKLQVLKQQHQTELEKLREKHEQEKETLLKDKESLFQAHIEEMNEKTLEKLDVKQTELESLSSELSEVLRTREKLEEELSVLKDQADKVKQELEAKLDQQKSHHQQQVESIIKEQEISIQRTEKALKDEINQLGLLLKEKDKHLKEHQARVENLEADIKRSEEELQQASAKLALFQSQQSTTHEQARASEEHLAQLQQKLLDLETERILLIKQVAEVETQKKDVCAELDTHKIQVQDLRQQLENQKSEMEEKLQALTQHYESQLRDTNTEQAQTKQSLIEKENVILQMREGQSKEIETLKQKLSAKEESFSVLHEEYETKLKNQEKKMEKIKQKAKEIQETLKKKLVDQEAKLKKELENMVLELSEKEKQFNAKIVEMAQANSAGINDAVSRLETNQKEQIERLTEVHRRELSDVVSVWEKKLNQQAEELQEKHELQLQEKEQEVAELKQKILQSGCEKEEMNKELTWLKEEGIKQDTVLRELREQIQEKSAHMNSLSQNETKLKAQLEKLEVDLNHSLKENTSLQERIVELEMLAEKDKLKVSELTDKLKTTDEEVQSLKSSHERNEKNLEDKSLEFKKLSEELAVQLDIYSKKTEALLQAKTNELINISSSKINAILSRISHCQHHTTKVKEALVIKTCKASELEAQLRQLREEQNTLNSSFQQATHQLEEKENQIKSMKADIEGLVMEKEALQKEGGNQLQAASEKESCITQLKKELSENINAVTLMKEELKEKKYEISSLSKQLTDLNTQLQNSISLTEKEAAISSLSKRYDEQQRELLGQVQDFSLKVETLSKDKISALEQVDHLSNKFSEWKKKAQSKFVQYQSTIKDLQVQLELKAKEANEKDEQIHGLKEDLDQQNEKLVCLKGEMEDKKSKLEKKECNLETELKTQMTRIVELEEHLTQKTTEIESLNEALNNYNQQKDTEQKEMLQKLQHIQELGEEKDNRFKEAEEKVSRLEKQVSSMKSELEATKKELEHANSGMKGKEEELKALEDRLELEGAAKLAELKKKAEQKIAAIKKQLLSQMEEKEQQYKKDTEGHLGELNTKLQEKEREIQVLEEKLKGPPQSEASVIHRSAEHVASCAEQNVDPEGCVQKAYDDKISALQRSLMEKEKLLQRLEREKEETVSSHSEMQCRYQELLIKIEHAEAKQHEDQVTINHLQEELEEKSKKYSLIASQHVEEEGGKNNIGAKQNLENVVDDVQKALQEKELACQILEQKIKELDSCLVREREGHRVEMEELTSKYEKLQALQQQMDGKNKPTEALEESGEEKSKSHAVQPRLPGNMAAEHNDLEFKLAGAEQEKQKLGKEIVKLQKDLRMLRKEHQQELDIMKKEYEQEMEEKIKQEQEDLELKHNSTLKQLMREFHTQLAQKEQELEMTIKETIDKAQEVEAELLESHQEETNQLHKKIAEKEDDLQRTAKRYEEILDAREEEMTAKVMDLETQLEELQNKYQERLQQEDSPGNDKITIMELQTQLAQKTTLISDSKLKEQEFREQIHNLEDRLKKYEKNVYATTVGTPYKGGNLYHTDVSLLGEPTEFEYLRKVLFEYMMGRETKTMAKVITTVLKFPDDQTQKILEREDARLMYTSPRSGIF
- the GOLGA4 gene encoding golgin subfamily A member 4 isoform X6 is translated as MFKKLKQKISEEQQQLQQALASTQNASIQAMKSPDSVNGSEPTTPQSGDMQSFAQKLQLRVPSMESLFRSPLKESLFRSSSKESLVRTSSRESLNRFDLDCSVATFDPSSDMESEPEDPLPNLDSLSKEQLIQWLRRMERRLSSYKGKCSELVTAYQTLQREKKKLQGILSQSQDKALRRIGELREELQMDQQAKKHLQEEFDASLEEKDQHISVLQTQVSLLKQRLRNGPMNIDLPRPFPQMEPQAEGVSKENTDSDIEPVVVDGASAKTLEVLQQRVKRQENLLQRCKETIQSHKEQCALLTSEKEALQEQLDERLQELEKMKELHMAEKTKLITQLRDAKNLIEQLEQDKGMVIAETKRQMHETLEMKEEEIAQLRGRIKQMTTLGEELREQKEKSERAAFEELEKALSTAQKTEESRRKMKAEMDEQIKAIEKTREEERSSLQQELSRVKQEVVDVTKKSSEQIAKLQKLHEEELASKEQELTKKFQTQERQFQEQMKIALEKSQSEYMKITQEKEQQESLALEELELQKKAILLESENKLRDLQQEAETYRTRILELESSLEKSLQESKNQSEDLAIHLEAEKNKHNKEITIMVEKHKAELESLQHQQDTLWTEKLQVLKQQHQTELEKLREKHEQEKETLLKDKESLFQAHIEEMNEKTLEKLDVKQTELESLSSELSEVLRTREKLEEELSVLKDQADKVKQELEAKLDQQKSHHQQQVESIIKEQEISIQRTEKALKDEINQLGLLLKEKDKHLKEHQARVENLEADIKRSEEELQQASAKLALFQSQQSTTHEQARASEEHLAQLQQKLLDLETERILLIKQVAEVETQKKDVCAELDTHKIQVQDLRQQLENQKSEMEEKLQALTQHYESQLRDTNTEQAQTKQSLIEKENVILQMREGQSKEIETLKQKLSAKEESFSVLHEEYETKLKNQEKKMEKIKQKAKEIQETLKKKLVDQEAKLKKELENMVLELSEKEKQFNAKIVEMAQANSAGINDAVSRLETNQKEQIERLTEVHRRELSDVVSVWEKKLNQQAEELQEKHELQLQEKEQEVAELKQKILQSGCEKEEMNKELTWLKEEGIKQDTVLRELREQIQEKSAHMNSLSQNETKLKAQLEKLEVDLNHSLKENTSLQERIVELEMLAEKDKLKVSELTDKLKTTDEEVQSLKSSHERNEKNLEDKSLEFKKLSEELAVQLDIYSKKTEALLQAKTNELINISSSKINAILSRISHCQHHTTKVKEALVIKTCKASELEAQLRQLREEQNTLNSSFQQATHQLEEKENQIKSMKADIEGLVMEKEALQKEGGNQLQAASEKESCITQLKKELSENINAVTLMKEELKEKKYEISSLSKQLTDLNTQLQNSISLTEKEAAISSLSKRYDEQQRELLGQVQDFSLKVETLSKDKISALEQVDHLSNKFSEWKKKAQSKFVQYQSTIKDLQVQLELKAKEANEKDEQIHGLKEDLDQQNEKLVCLKGEMEDKKSKLEKKECNLETELKTQMTRIVELEEHLTQKTTEIESLNEALNNYNQQKDTEQKEMLQKLQHIQELGEEKDNRFKEAEEKVSRLEKQVSSMKSELEATKKELEHANSGMKGKEEELKALEDRLELEGAAKLAELKKKAEQKIAAIKKQLLSQMEEKEQQYKKDTEGHLGELNTKLQEKEREIQVLEEKLKGPPQSEASVIHRSAEHVASCAEQNVDPEGCVQKAYDDKISALQRSLMEKEKLLQRLEREKEETVSSHSEMQCRYQELLIKIEHAEAKQHEDQVTINHLQEELEEKSKKYSLIASQHVEEEGGKNNIGAKQNLENVVDDVQKALQEKELACQILEQKIKELDSCLVREREGHRVEMEELTSKYEKLQALQQQMDGKNKPTEALEESGEEKSKSHAVQPRLPGNMAAEHNDLEFKLAGAEQEKQKLGKEIVKLQKDLRMLRKEHQQELDIMKKEYEQEMEEKIKQEQEDLELKHNSTLKQLMREFHTQLAQKEQELEMTIKETIDKAQEVEAELLESHQEETNQLHKKIAEKEDDLQRTAKRYEEILDAREEEMTAKVMDLETQLEELQNKYQERLQQEDSPGNDKITIMELQTQLAQKTTLISDSKLKEQEFREQIHNLEDRLKKYEKNVYATTVGTPYKGGNLYHTDVSLLGEPTEFEYLRKVLFEYMMGRETKTMAKVITTVLKFPDDQTQKILEREDARLMYTSPRSGIF